A DNA window from Anastrepha ludens isolate Willacy chromosome 6, idAnaLude1.1, whole genome shotgun sequence contains the following coding sequences:
- the LOC128866260 gene encoding uncharacterized protein LOC128866260: MGNPNKMGRSIEQLAVTILLALALFIGNSTATGAVRTCYTCDGINCQRTSLVKEQKCQDALDYCVTVFEKFSVVQKGCSLEVPTELRQRCDANTVECHKCNADRCNNLGQPNYLCLQCDSSKEASCASNASGIMPTRCPSPTAPNSYCYVKYDGGVTTRGCSTTVADQQSCYSNANCMLCLAGDLKSCNGVDFAPGSRAMRL, encoded by the exons ATGGGAAATCCAAACAAAATGGGTCGCAGCATAGAACAACTCGCTGTTACAATACTTCTAGCGCTGGCGCTATTTATCGGCAATAGCACTGCCACTGGGGCGGTAAGGACATGCTATACCTGTGATGGCATCAATTGCCAGAGAACGTCACTCGTTAAAGAACAAAAGTGTCAGGATGCTTTGGATTATTGTGTGACCGTGTTTGAAAAAT TTAGCGTTGTGCAAAAGGGTTGCTCGCTGGAGGTGCCCACTGAGTTGCGGCAGCGCTGTGATGCCAACACTGTTGAATGTCATAAATGCAATGCAGATCGTTGTAACAATCTAGGCCAACCGAATTATTTGTGCTTGCAGTGTGACTCTAGCAAA GAAGCCAGTTGTGCCAGCAATGCCAGCGGCATCATGCCTACGCGTTGTCCCTCGCCGACGGCGCCGAATTCCTATTGCTATGTGAAATATGATGGTGGTGTCACTACACGTGGATGCTCTACAACTGTAGCTGACCAGCAGAGCTGTTATTCAAACGCCAACTGTATGCTATGTCTAGCTGGCGACCTCAAAAGCTGCAATGGTGTGGACTTTGCGCCCGGCTCCCGTGCTATGCGGCTTTAG